The following coding sequences are from one Streptomyces venezuelae window:
- the nirB gene encoding nitrite reductase large subunit NirB, producing the protein MPTPAQNPLPRPTLVLVGHGMVGQRFLEAAAAQGLTSSHRIVVLCEEPRPAYDRVQLTSYFSGRTPDELSLTDRGFLDEHGIELYVGDAAESFDREARTVTARSGAVFAYDKLVLATGSYPFVPPVPGKDATGCFVYRTIEDLLAIEEYAKRHATTGAVVGGGLLGLEAAGALKGLGLATHIVEFAPRLMPVQVDEGGGAALLRTITGMGLSVHTGTGTQEIVTGEDGSVRGMRLSDGSELATDLVVFSAGVRPRDQLARDHGLAVGERGGITVDEQCRTSDPDVYAIGECALAADGRVYGLVAPGYEMAQTAAADIAAQEASFTGADLSTKLKLLGVDVASFGDAHGAAEGCLDVVYTDSRSGTYKKLVMSPDGELLGGILVGDAEQYGVLRPLTGTVPPVPAEQLVLPAGAGAPVALGPEALPGSAVICNCHNVTKDAICACSSLPEVKKCTKAGTGCGSCLKVIGQLLPKSGDDGLCGCFAQTRQELYEIVRALRVTSFRELLDGHGREAARGGEGCDECKPAVGSIIASLAPSIGATGYVLDGEQAALQDTNDHFLANLQKNGSYSVVPRIPGGEITPEKLIVIGEVARDFGLYTKITGGQRIDLFGARVEQLPMIWTRLVDAGFESGHAYGKALRTVKSCVGQTWCRYGVQDSVRMAIDLELRYRGLRAPHKLKSAVSGCARECAEAQSKDFGVIATASGWNLYVGGNGGATPRHADLLAQDLSDAELVRLIDRFLMFYIRTADRLERTAAWLDRIDGGLDHVRDVVVHDSLGICDELESLMAAHVTHYRDEWAETLDDPERLARFVSFVNAPGVPDPTVGFVPERDQIKPDLPLLSIGPRPLEGATR; encoded by the coding sequence ATGCCAACGCCCGCACAGAACCCGCTCCCCCGCCCCACCCTCGTACTCGTCGGCCACGGCATGGTCGGCCAGCGCTTCCTCGAAGCCGCCGCCGCGCAGGGCCTCACGTCGAGCCACCGCATCGTGGTCCTGTGCGAGGAGCCGCGCCCGGCCTACGACCGGGTGCAGCTCACCTCGTACTTCTCGGGCCGCACACCCGACGAACTCTCGCTCACCGACCGCGGGTTCCTCGACGAGCACGGCATCGAGCTGTACGTCGGCGACGCGGCGGAGAGCTTCGACCGCGAGGCGCGGACGGTCACCGCGCGCTCGGGCGCCGTGTTCGCGTACGACAAGCTCGTCCTCGCCACCGGCTCCTACCCGTTCGTGCCGCCGGTGCCCGGCAAGGACGCGACGGGCTGTTTCGTCTACCGCACCATCGAGGACCTGCTGGCCATCGAGGAGTACGCGAAGCGGCACGCGACGACCGGCGCGGTCGTCGGCGGCGGGCTGCTCGGCCTGGAGGCGGCGGGCGCCCTCAAGGGCCTCGGACTCGCCACGCACATCGTGGAGTTCGCGCCCCGGCTGATGCCGGTACAGGTCGACGAGGGCGGCGGCGCCGCGCTTCTGCGGACGATCACCGGCATGGGTCTGAGCGTCCACACCGGCACCGGCACGCAGGAGATCGTGACCGGCGAGGACGGCTCCGTGAGGGGCATGAGGTTGTCCGACGGGAGCGAACTCGCCACGGATCTCGTGGTGTTCTCGGCAGGCGTGCGGCCGCGCGACCAGCTGGCCCGCGACCACGGTCTCGCGGTGGGTGAGCGCGGTGGCATCACGGTCGACGAGCAGTGCCGCACCAGCGACCCGGACGTGTACGCGATCGGGGAGTGCGCGCTGGCGGCGGACGGCCGCGTCTACGGCCTGGTCGCACCCGGCTACGAGATGGCGCAGACCGCTGCCGCCGACATCGCCGCCCAAGAGGCGAGTTTCACCGGCGCCGACCTGTCCACCAAGCTGAAGCTCCTCGGCGTCGACGTCGCGTCGTTCGGCGACGCGCACGGCGCGGCGGAGGGCTGCCTCGACGTCGTCTACACGGACTCGCGCTCGGGCACGTACAAGAAGCTGGTGATGTCGCCCGACGGCGAGCTGCTCGGCGGCATCCTCGTCGGTGACGCGGAGCAGTACGGGGTGCTGCGGCCGCTCACCGGCACCGTACCGCCGGTGCCCGCCGAACAGCTGGTGCTGCCCGCCGGAGCGGGCGCCCCGGTCGCGCTCGGCCCGGAGGCGCTGCCCGGCTCCGCGGTGATCTGCAATTGCCACAACGTCACCAAGGACGCCATCTGCGCCTGCTCCAGCCTGCCCGAGGTGAAGAAGTGCACCAAGGCCGGTACGGGCTGCGGCAGCTGTCTCAAGGTGATCGGGCAGCTGCTGCCGAAGAGCGGCGACGACGGGCTGTGCGGGTGCTTCGCGCAGACCCGCCAGGAGCTGTACGAGATCGTGCGCGCCCTGCGCGTCACGTCCTTCCGTGAGCTGCTCGACGGGCACGGCCGCGAGGCGGCGCGCGGCGGCGAGGGCTGCGACGAGTGCAAGCCGGCGGTCGGTTCGATCATCGCGTCGCTCGCGCCGTCGATCGGCGCGACGGGCTACGTCCTGGACGGCGAGCAGGCCGCGCTGCAGGACACCAACGACCACTTCCTCGCCAACCTCCAGAAGAACGGCTCCTATTCGGTGGTGCCGCGCATCCCCGGCGGCGAGATCACACCGGAGAAGCTGATCGTCATCGGTGAGGTCGCGCGGGACTTCGGGCTCTACACGAAGATCACGGGCGGCCAGCGCATCGACCTGTTCGGGGCGCGGGTCGAGCAGCTGCCGATGATCTGGACGCGGCTCGTGGACGCGGGCTTCGAGTCGGGGCACGCGTACGGCAAGGCGCTGCGCACCGTGAAGTCCTGCGTCGGGCAGACCTGGTGCCGCTACGGCGTGCAGGACTCCGTGCGCATGGCCATCGACCTGGAGCTGCGCTACCGGGGGCTGCGCGCCCCGCACAAGCTGAAGTCGGCGGTGTCCGGGTGCGCCCGCGAGTGCGCGGAGGCCCAGTCCAAGGACTTCGGCGTCATCGCCACGGCGAGCGGCTGGAACCTGTACGTCGGCGGGAACGGCGGCGCGACCCCGCGCCACGCGGACCTCCTCGCGCAGGACCTGAGCGACGCCGAACTGGTGCGGCTCATCGACCGGTTCCTGATGTTCTACATCCGCACCGCCGACCGCCTGGAGCGGACCGCCGCCTGGCTCGACCGGATCGACGGCGGCCTCGACCACGTCCGGGACGTCGTCGTCCACGACTCGCTCGGCATCTGCGACGAGCTGGAGTCACTGATGGCCGCGCACGTCACCCACTACCGCGACGAGTGGGCCGAGACGCTGGACGACCCGGAGCGGCTCGCGCGCTTCGTCTCCTTCGTGAACGCGCCGGGCGTGCCCGACCCCACGGTCGGCTTCGTCCCCGAGCGCGACCAGATCAAGCCCGACCTGCCCCTTCTGTCCATCGGACCCCGCCCCCTGGAAGGAGCCACACGATGA
- the nirD gene encoding nitrite reductase small subunit NirD, with protein sequence MSGSTPVRIHLRLDEDWLEICDRTQLVPGRGLAALLPDGRQAALFLDREGRAYAIDNRDPFTGAAVLSRGLLGTERGRPFVASPLLKQRFDLETGRCLDDEEVSVAVHPVRVA encoded by the coding sequence ATGAGCGGCTCGACCCCCGTCAGGATTCACCTCCGCCTCGACGAGGACTGGTTGGAGATCTGCGACCGTACGCAGCTCGTGCCGGGCCGGGGACTCGCGGCGCTGCTGCCCGACGGCCGGCAGGCCGCCCTCTTCCTCGACCGCGAGGGCCGCGCGTACGCGATCGACAACCGAGACCCGTTCACGGGCGCGGCGGTCCTCTCCCGGGGCCTGCTCGGGACGGAGCGGGGGCGGCCGTTCGTCGCCTCGCCGCTCCTGAAGCAGCGGTTCGACCTGGAGACCGGGCGGTGCCTGGACGACGAGGAGGTGTCGGTCGCGGTGCACCCGGTACGAGTTGCTTGA
- a CDS encoding TetR/AcrR family transcriptional regulator yields the protein MARTKEFDPDAALQSALELFWRRGYEATSMADLVEALGIGRASIYATFGNKHELYLKALERYATHQNPRLLDELSRPGPALPAVRALLRRFGTEASTGEERLNGCFITNTAAELGPHDESAARRVERSWEHLETLLHSALVRARAQGELPEDRDPLTLARMLLVVMQGLRVVGKASRDPARVRDAVEQALALLD from the coding sequence GTGGCCAGGACCAAGGAATTCGATCCGGACGCCGCGCTGCAGTCGGCCCTGGAGCTGTTCTGGCGGCGCGGCTACGAGGCGACGTCGATGGCGGACCTCGTCGAGGCGCTCGGCATCGGGCGCGCCAGCATCTACGCGACCTTCGGGAACAAGCACGAGCTGTACCTGAAGGCGCTGGAGCGGTACGCGACGCACCAGAACCCGCGTCTGCTCGACGAGCTCTCCCGGCCGGGCCCGGCCCTGCCCGCCGTCCGCGCGCTGCTGCGCCGCTTCGGAACCGAGGCGTCCACCGGCGAGGAGCGGTTGAACGGCTGTTTCATCACGAACACGGCCGCTGAGCTCGGCCCGCACGACGAGTCCGCGGCCCGTCGCGTCGAGCGCAGCTGGGAGCACCTGGAGACGCTGCTGCACTCCGCGCTCGTCCGGGCGCGGGCACAGGGCGAGCTGCCGGAGGACCGCGATCCGCTGACGCTCGCCCGCATGCTGCTCGTCGTGATGCAGGGCCTGCGGGTGGTCGGCAAGGCGTCCAGGGACCCGGCGCGGGTGCGGGACGCGGTGGAGCAGGCACTGGCCCTGCTCGACTGA
- a CDS encoding SDR family NAD(P)-dependent oxidoreductase: MTAHAPRARFAGRTALVTGGGSGLGRAIALAFATEGANVVVAGRTEGTLKETADLVEAAGGKALAVTADVSRSADLAALVAAAVDRFGSLDVAVNNAGVLRAGQPVADLPEEDWRTMLDINVTGVLLALQAEVRQMRTQPSGGAIVNIGSNLGAHTSAPGLAAYGATKAAVSALSRAAAAEHIRDGVRINTVSPGSSDTSMSFRPGETEAGRAARMKETTPLGRVSSTEEVAAAVLYLASDESGSVVGTDLVIDGGASA; the protein is encoded by the coding sequence ATGACTGCTCACGCCCCCCGCGCCCGCTTCGCCGGCCGCACCGCCCTCGTCACCGGCGGCGGCTCCGGCCTCGGCCGTGCCATCGCGCTCGCCTTCGCCACAGAGGGCGCGAACGTCGTCGTCGCCGGACGCACCGAGGGCACCCTGAAGGAGACCGCGGACCTCGTCGAGGCCGCGGGCGGCAAGGCGCTCGCCGTCACCGCCGACGTCTCCCGCTCCGCCGACCTCGCCGCGCTCGTCGCCGCCGCCGTCGACCGCTTCGGCTCCCTCGACGTCGCCGTGAACAACGCGGGCGTCCTGCGGGCCGGACAGCCGGTCGCCGACCTGCCCGAGGAGGACTGGCGCACGATGCTGGACATCAACGTCACCGGCGTACTGCTCGCCCTCCAGGCCGAGGTGCGGCAGATGCGCACACAGCCCTCGGGCGGCGCCATCGTCAACATCGGCTCGAACCTCGGCGCGCACACCAGCGCGCCGGGTCTGGCCGCCTACGGCGCGACCAAGGCCGCCGTCTCCGCACTGAGCCGCGCGGCCGCCGCCGAGCACATCCGGGACGGCGTCCGCATCAACACCGTCAGCCCCGGCTCCTCCGACACGTCGATGTCGTTCCGCCCCGGTGAGACCGAGGCCGGGCGGGCGGCCCGCATGAAGGAGACGACGCCGCTGGGCCGGGTGTCGTCGACGGAGGAGGTCGCCGCCGCGGTGCTGTACCTGGCGTCCGACGAATCCGGTTCGGTGGTCGGCACCGACCTGGTGATCGACGGCGGCGCATCGGCCTGA